The Plasmodium brasilianum strain Bolivian I chromosome 14, whole genome shotgun sequence genome contains a region encoding:
- a CDS encoding tetratricopeptide repeat protein yields MLCYILLFFLPIVGTWLYLKYEKQKHRIKKKEFINSKTDEKIIANKGEDEQFNYAEKKNSYLITSEDKNLIKRKTPKMENIISHCGNLVNQSTDETNDEKWDMSTSKILNEESFTKNKNAYVLWHLRDDGQLKKETQNELTSNHQQACNESESGHRGYAPKNDGKICGEKNGKMDGEENGKMDGEENGKMDGEENGKMDGEENGKMDGEENGKMDGEIYDDKKSEKEEQYAEEKPYEQVTNYIDKVKSQKECDNEYIKMNEKINESTIESLFDMINLKKEETTKNAETSFEHINANFDKECSMGGGAVTNKGYTASNVYTERENLIYNKEENNKGGNYSSSNNNRSNDNNRSSDNNRSSDNNRSSDNNRSSDNNRSSDNNRSSDNNRSSDINRSSDNNRSSDNNRSSDNNRSSDNNRSSDNDDVVGTCVSKNDTNYADSREHNEVKFGNANKENFTKNVENKTRNYYSDNCINNNSEQNSSSYLSSSKEDDYSDDMSSNENNSHRSDESENEKSSSVGSQDGEDEDDDNFSNENYSYENSSYESESTYSMEEKESNMNLSNKTVEEIKDIGNDYFKKSDYVNAIYYYNKALKKCKEKNVKSILYSNRAACNIFLKKWNVVVEDCNKSINCNDNYVKSYIRRSNAYEQLEKYNDASNDLNKAISMDPSLLSNYASKQRKLKILAEQQLNKEKEEMVGKLKDFGNLLLGKVGLSLDNFKVQKNPNNDGSFNIQFMQNK; encoded by the coding sequence ATGCTGTgctatattttactattttttttacctatCGTAGGTACATGgttatatttgaaatatgaaaagcaaaaacatagaattaagaaaaaagaatttataaattcgAAAAcagatgaaaaaattattgcaaATAAAGGGGAAGACGAACAATTTAATTacgcagaaaaaaaaaattcttatttaataacaagtgaagataaaaatttaataaaaaggaaaacaccaaagatggaaaatattatatccCATTGTGGAAATTTGGTTAATCAGAGTACTGACGAAacaaatgatgaaaaatggGATATGAGCACTAGTAAGATTTTGAACGAAGAAAGTTTtacaaagaataaaaatgcatACGTATTGTGGCATTTAAGGGATGATGGTCAACTAAAAAAGGAAACTCAAAATGAGTTAACAAGCAATCATCAGCAAGCATGTAACGAGAGCGAGAGCGGTCACAGAGGGTATGCTCCAAAAAATGATGGCAAAATATGTGGAGAAAAGAATGGCAAAATGGATGGAGAAGAGAATGGCAAAATGGATGGAGAAGAGAATGGCAAAATGGATGGAGAAGAGAATGGCAAAATGGATGGAGAAGAAAATGGCAAAATGGATGGAGAAGAGAATGGTAAAATGGATGGAGAAATATATGACGATAAAAAGAGTGAGAAGGAGGAACAGTACGCTGAAGAAAAGCCCTACGAGCAAGTAACAAATTACATTGACAAGGTCAAATCACAAAAGGAATGTGATAATGAATACattaaaatgaatgaaaagaTTAATGAGAGTACAATAGAAAGTCTCTTTGATATGatcaatttaaaaaaggaggaaaCTACCAAAAATGCAGAAACATCTTTTGAACATATAAATGCTAATTTTGATAAAGAATGTTCTATGGGAGGAGGGGCAGTTACGAATAAGGGTTACACCGCAAGTAATGTTTACACAGAAAGAGAAAACttgatatataataaggAGGAGAATAATAAGGGTGGTAATTATAgtagcagtaataataaccGTAGCAATGATAATAACCGTAGCAGTGATAATAACCGTAGTAGTGATAATAACCGTAGCAGTGATAATAACCGTAGTAGTGATAATAACCGTAGCAGTGATAATAACCGTAGCAGTGATAATAACCGTAGTAGTGATATTAACCGTAGTAGTGATAATAACCGTAGCAGTGATAATAACCGTAGCAGTGATAATAACCGTAGCAGTGATAATAACCGTAGCAGTGATAATGACGATGTTGTCGGTACTTGTGTTAGTAAGAATGATACAAACTATGCAGATAGCAGAGAGCATAATGAAGTAAAATTTGGTAATGCAAATAAAGAGAACTTTACTAAAAATgtggaaaataaaacaagGAATTATTACAGTGACAACTGTATAAACAATAATAGTGAACAAAATTCGAGTTCATATTTATCCTCATCAAAAGAAGATGATTATTCGGACGATATGAGTTcgaatgaaaataattcaCACAGATCTGATGAGtctgaaaatgaaaagagcTCATCAGTGGGAAGCCAAGATGGAGAGGATGAGGATGATGATAATTTTagtaatgaaaattatagttATGAAAACTCTTCATATGAAAGTGAAAGTACCTATTCGATGGAAGAAAAAGAGTCAAATATGAATTTAAGTAACAAAACTGTTGaggaaataaaagatattgggaatgattattttaaaaaatctgATTATGTAAAtgctatatattattataataaagctttaaaaaaatgtaaggaaaaaaatgttaaaagcatattatattcaaatagAGCTgcatgtaatatttttttaaaaaaatggaatgtTGTAGTGGAGGACTGTAATAAATCTATTAACTGTAATGACAATTATGTGAAATCATACATACGTAGAAGTAATGCATATGAACAgctagaaaaatataatgatgcGTCTAATGATTTAAATAAGGCAATATCTATGGATCCATCTTTACTAAGCAATTATGCGTCAAAACaaaggaaattaaaaatattagctGAACaacaattaaataaagaaaaagaagaaatggttggaaaattaaaagattttGGTAATTTACTTTTAGGAAAGGTTGGTCTCTCTTTGGATAATTTTAAAGTACAAAAAAACCCCAATAATGACGGCTCCTTTAATATTCAATTTatgcaaaataaatga
- a CDS encoding sulfhydryl oxidase translates to MILCRCIVKILFFVYIVIINIQVIESIDVCKGADITLIKFWDKLNNIKHGDILFINIKNYYCPACSRYVDIWKMVESDVLNFEKKVTMFVFDCSCHLFISYCRFFEVYYFPTFRLLFPVYDKIENNNEYKYIYPSESIISTRYKGDLILAYREVERVNNIIEFQQLMQTHLCKNVNFNNVDLKSCYSDLSEIGTQDAHPIFSGNSDDITDATKERLAVDRWKMNNNNKKDMKHDIIKGLLFTLKKHISMGSDINRETVEPYLVMLEIVSNVYTDLKQSLNEISKKLKNFNYPMNYEDWSNAIHKSEDIKIDIYKMYNDKDSDHNNDSDGDMDKHSLNFKICEENSVLCTYWLLYHKISIHCLLHDKEKYNYYLEAITNYTKSYLNCENCIQHFLNAQKSCYYGFCNIHSAESVVIFLWRIHNSVTLRSMYEHIILDARFERTNNSNKQKYVNKDIAFPSERQCKYCRSGIGFTRITSDLINKLLKQKSFSDQDFDAIDAFHIKHVLSYLVRIYS, encoded by the coding sequence ATGATATTGTGCAGATGCAtagtgaaaattttattttttgtgtacatagtaataataaatatacaagtAATAGAAAGCATAGACGTTTGTAAAGGTGCAGATATAacgttaataaaattttgggACAAATTGAATAACATTAAACATGGAgatattttgttcataaatattaagaattattattGCCCTGCTTGTAGTAGGTATGTAGATATATGGAAAATGGTAGAAAGTgatgttttaaattttgaaaaaaaagtaactaTGTTTGTTTTTGATTGTTCTtgtcatttattcatttcatATTGTAGATTTTTTgaagtttattattttccaaCATTTCGGTTGTTGTTTCCTGtttatgataaaatagaaaataataatgaatataaatatatttatccatCTGAATCTATAATATCTACTCGTTATAAAGGGGATTTAATATTAGCATATAGAGAAGTAGAAAgggttaataatattattgaatTTCAACAATTAATGCAAAcacatttatgtaaaaatgtaaattttaataatgtcGATTTGAAATCGTGTTATTCGGATTTGTCTGAAATAGGTACTCAAGATGCACATCCTATTTTTTCTGGAAATAGTGATGATATTACTGATGCCACAAAAGAACGGTTAGCAGTAGATAGATggaaaatgaataataataataaaaaagatatgaaacatgatataataaaaggtTTATTATTTACCCTTAAGAAACATATTTCCATGGGTTCTGATATAAACAGAGAAACAGTAGAACCCTATCTTGTAATGCTGGAAATTGTTTCAAATGTGTATACAGATTTAAAACAAagtttaaatgaaatttcCAAAAAACTAAAGAATTTTAATTACCCTATGAACTATGAAGACTGGTCAAATGCAATTCATAAAAGTGAAGACATAAAAATTGATATCTACAAAATGTATAATGATAAAGATAGTGATCATAATAATGATAGTGACGGTGATATGGATAAACACAGCCTCAATTTTAAGATATGCGAAGAAAATTCTGTTCTTTGTACCTACTGGTTACtatatcataaaatttcGATTCACTGCCTACTACatgataaggaaaaatataattattatttagaagcaattacaaattatacaaaaagcTATTTAAATTGTGAAAACTGTATCCAACATTTTCTAAATGCTCAAAAGTCATGTTATTACGGTTTTTGTAATATTCATTCTGCAGAATCTGTTGTTATATTTCTCTGGAGAATTCATAATTCAGTTACTTTAAGATCTATGTATGAACATATCATTCTAGATGCTCGCTTCGAACGTACCAATAAttcaaacaaacaaaaatatgtaaataaagaTATTGCATTTCCCTCAGAAAGGCAATGTAAATATTGTAGAAGCGGTATTGGCTTCACCAGAATTACCTCTGATCTTATAAATAAACTATTAAAGCAAAAATCCTTTAGTGACCAAGATTTTGACGCAATTGATGCTTTTCATATTAAGCACGTATTGAGTTATTTGGTTAGAATATACTCCTAG
- a CDS encoding queuine tRNA-ribosyltransferase, with product MLSKTKLTDRKDADLVEKLNYKNINDVSIHELNCLKNNRQVYLKRGSMFFLSTKEEALTVLKNKNHNVDNRIIKNETIIKGADIRVLEKRIYFNKDVVLKGVNKRRENCAFVKNVLTQKKKGERQNYFKYDVTNYIKEIKRNYYNNTTVSVRKNYNVLKESSFDSHCFTYPGFDFTILKENKRDHHHNDNINNSDNINDYYYYNNNRSRVGVIKTPRGNIETPNFLFCATKACMKSTPINFIKNCKTQVILSNTFHLLVHPKPHVIFRLGGLHKFMNWQGPILTDSGGYQLFSMTFGSVSDEIKRKSGHGFDLKERGVERKGKINDEFGKTVEVKKAVGVVRAERVLQKERMTEIENAGRWNRNDYTVKCTREKEATRSNNRVCQKNEIILKINERGALYKSYYDGSVELLSPETSIQSQYMLGSDLVVVLDECTPYHVNREYTERSMHRSHRWYIRCLMEFYRANNMINYHNYLNDIYNEKYKTNEKWNVRVKNKQALYGIIQGGIYTELRKKSCDFVCSLPFFGLCIGGCLGNNKEMMYSVINKTMNFINVKKPIHLLGIGQIKDIFFGVKQGIDTFDCVIPSRLARHGYFLCKVKNIKEIEKKLSRIIKNEYIKIKLSIFKLDSSPLESDCQCYTCLNYSRAYLYHLFKIQDNLLGTLLTIHNVYYMNQLMYEIRAALWEDNLDEIEKRWVR from the exons ATGTTAAGTAAGACCAAGCTAACAGATAGAAAAGACGCGGACTTAGTCGAAAAGTTGAACTACAAGAACATAAATGATGTAAGTATACATGAGCTAAACTGCCTTAAAAATAATCGACAAGTTTATCTAAAAAGAGGaagtatgttttttttaagtacaaAAGAAGAGGCACTAACAGTtctgaaaaacaaaaatcaTAA tgTTGACAATAGAATTATAAAGAATGAAACGATAATAAAGGGAGCGGACATAAGAGTACTTGAAAAAAGAAtctattttaataaagatGTAGTACTAAAGGGGGTGAACAAAAGAAGGGAAAATTGCgcatttgtaaaaaatgttctaacccaaaaaaaaaagggagaaaGACAGAATTATTTCAAATATGAtgtaacaaattatataaaggaaataaaaagaaattattataataatacaactGTTAGTGTTAGAAAGAATTACAATGTTCTGAAGGAATCAAGTTTTGATAGCCACTGTTTTACATATCCAGGATTTGATTTCACTATCTTGAAGGAAAACAAAAGGGATCATCATCATAAcgataatattaataatagtgataatattaatgattattattattataataataacagaaGCAGAGTTGGAGTAATAAAGACGCCAAGAGGTAATATAGAAACCCCAAATTTTCTGTTCTGCGCTACCAAGGCTTGTATGAAATCAACAccaataaattttataaaaaattgcaaaacgCAAGTTATACTGTCAAAtacatttcatttattagTTCATCCAAAGCCACATGTAATTTTTAGGTTAGGAGgcttacataaatttatgaatTGGCAAGGTCCAATTCTGACTGATTCGGGGGGTTATCAACTGTTTAGTATGACTTTCGGATCAGTGTCTGATGAGATTAAGAGGAAATCTGGACACGGTTTTGATTTAAAAGAGAGAGGTGTAGAAAGAAAGGGAAAGATAAATGATGAATTTGGGAAGACCGTAGAGGTAAAGAAAGCAGTAGGGGTAGTAAGGGCAGAAAGGGTGTTGCAAAAAGAACGGATGACAGAAATAGAAAATGCAGGAAGGTGGAACAGAAATGATTACACTGTAAAATGTACAAGGGAAAAAGAAGCTACTAGAAGCAATAATAGAGTATGTCAAAagaatgaaattattttaaaaattaacgaAAGAGGAGCATTGTATAAATCATACTACGATGGTTCGGTTGAATTGTTATCTCCGGAAACGTCTATTCAGTCGCAGTATATGTTAGGTAGCGATTTAGTAGTAGTATTAGATGAATGTACACCCTACCATGTGAATAGAGAATACACGGAGCGATCAATGCATAGGTCACATAGATGGTATATCAGATGTTTAATGGAATTTTACAGGGCtaataatatgataaattaCCATAActatttaaatgatatatataatgaaaaatataaaacaaatgaaaaatggaaTGTAAGAGTAAAGAATAAGCAAGCTTTATATGGAATAATACAAGGAGGGATATATACAGAATTACGAAAGAAGAGTTGTGATTTTGTTTGTAGTTTACCTTTTTTTGGGTTATGTATAGGAGGATGTTTaggtaataataaagaaatgatGTATAGtgttattaataaaactatgaattttataaatgtaaagaaACCAATTCATTTATTAGGAATAGGacaaataaaagatatattttttggagTAAAACAAGGAATAGATACGTTTGATTGTGTAATCCCATCGAGATTAGCTAGACATGGTTACTTCTTGTgcaaagtaaaaaatattaaagaaattgaaaaaaaacttagcagaataattaaaaacgaatatataaaaatcaaGTTAAGTATATTTAAGCTGGACTCTAGTCCATTGGAAAGTGATTGTCAATGTTATACTTGCTTAAACTATTCAAGagcatatttatatcatcTCTTTAAAATTCAGGACAATTTATTAGGTACACTATTAACAATACATAACGTGTATTACATGAACCAGTTAATGTATGAAATTAGAGCGGCCTTATGGGAGGATAACCTGGATGAGATTGAGAAGCGGTGGGTGCGATAG
- a CDS encoding hypothetical protein (conserved Plasmodium protein) — MQSSKMQSSKMQSSKMESSKMQSSKMQSSKMQSSKMQSSKMQSSKSYVPSLLRFYNWMLLVSSIISFYIIFEGIFTYAKLDLIFVIIYSLLTWVSTAFCWIATQNIYDGVRMHNSLLDSLNPKANKKDDENNKKWGIKKKFFGKGKTTKDSNYTEV, encoded by the exons ATGCAGAGCAGTAAAATGCAGAGCAGTAAAATGCAGAGCAGTAAAATGGAGAGCAGTAAAATGCAGAGCAGTAAAATGCAGAGCAGTAAAATGCAGAGCAGTAAAATGCAGAGCAGTAAAATGCAGAGCA GTAAATCCTATGTACCTTCGTTGTTG aGGTTTTATAATTGGATGCTCCTGGTTTCTAGcattatttccttttatataatttttgagGG GATATTTACATATGCTAAGTTGGACCTCATTTTTGTTATCATTTATTCCCTGTTAACATGGGTTAGTACTGCCTTCTGTTGGATAGCTACACaa AATATATACGATGGTGTAAGAATGCACAATTCGCTCCTGGACAGTTTAA ATCCTAAGGCTAATAAAAAAGacgatgaaaataataaaaaatggggtattaaaaaaaaattttttggcAAAGGAAAGACAACAAAGGATTCGAATTATACTGaagtgtaa
- a CDS encoding GAS8-like protein, whose protein sequence is MNKNKLKNKKKKVVKDKDSKLKKLSNEEIENLIKIKKEELIRTVQKKNLLEKRLDEKSREYECFKKEYNEVKSKIDLINEGCEKYDEAAKEETQIIKNKSVFYNFQNTEELKKLEKEKEDLKILIDQKHEETMNNILNNIEEERINLDKVKNTNFDGISELNAAFSLKIKNIEELFIKYIEDYEHDKKDEMEEMIENYNIMERNEIIYLRNMYNDHIKNINEIHMNVLQSYKKYYIDQIKENIKRIKLLKKNLHELELNDKDIKNDLNFHSSENGNMAESINYLEVKRESFNKDLKFYSKDFVIYKNLELIYNESEAYIKNLKVFSQNSKEKIKEVEKLFKILSEEQDINFDGYFENIKNKNILLRKEIENVDINLDEIKKELTRYINNNKIKEEDVQRVRRGINFCLHTYNNEFNNLLFAERKIKKKIKDSVSIYEKKLKDINVKKST, encoded by the exons atgaataaaaataagttaaaaaataaaaaaaaaaaagtcgtCAAAGATAAAGATAGTAAATTAAAGAAGTTATCAAATGAggaaatagaaaatttaattaaaatcaaaaaagaagaattaatTAGAACAGTTCAAAAGAAGAACCTGTTAGAAAAAAGACTA gaCGAAAAAAGTAGAGAGTatgaatgttttaaaaaagaatacaatgaagtaaaaagtaaaatcGATTTAATTAACGAAGGTTGtgaaaaatatgatgaaGCAGCAAAGGAGGAAacacaaattataaaaaacaaatcggttttttataattttcaaaatacaGAAGAATTGAAAAAGTtagagaaagaaaaagaagatcttaaaatattaattgatCAGAAACATGAAGAGACTATGAATAATATACTGAATAACATAGAAGAAGAGAGAATTAATTTagataaagtaaaaaatacaaattttgaTGGAATAAGTGAATTGAATGCCGCCTTCAGTttg aaaataaaaaacatagaggaactattcataaaatatatagaagaTTATGAACATGACAAGAAGGATGAAATGGAAGAAATGATAgagaattataatattatggaaaggaatgaaataatttatttaagaaatatgtataatgatcacattaaaaatattaatgaaattcATATGAATGTTCTCCagagttataaaaaatattatattgaccaaattaaagaaaatattaaaagaataaagttattaaaaaaaaatttacatgaGCTAGAATTGAATGATAaggatattaaaaatgactTGAACTTCCACAGCAGCGAAAACGGGAATATGGCAGAAAGTATTAACTACCTGGAAGTAAAAAG GGAAAGCTTTAACAAGgacttaaaattttactcaaaggattttgttatatataagaacttagaacttatatataatgagaGCGAggcatacataaaaaatttaaaagttttTTCTCAGAATTcgaaggaaaaaataaaggaagtagaaaaattatttaaaatattgtcAGAAGAACaagatataaattttgatggatattttgaaaatattaaaaataagaatatactactaagaaaagaaatagaaaatgtTGATATTAATTTGGatgaaataaagaaagagttaacaagatatataaataacaacaaaataaaggaagAAGATGTACAAAGGGTTAGAAGGGGTATTAACTTCTGTTTACACACGTATAACAAcgaatttaataatttattgtttgccgaaaggaaaataaaaaaaaaaataaaagacaGTGTAAGTATTTATGAGAAAAAGCTAAAGgatataaatgtaaagaaAAGCACgtga
- a CDS encoding protein farnesyltransferase subunit alpha yields MDRQNLNVYAREFNLNYPETLDGLNFHVLNNPLFNLISKKKFIIDVTDLEREQSKCKLESVDGDEAEEEEEEEHIKDKGKINLLNTYYTDNEILLYSLLGSLIEDKVYSFEGYIVSTFVIKINSSYYSAWIYRRKCLKKLNLNFINDLKFTKFIISDNIKSFQSWFHRRWLVEYIYKLNMKKVRVKQKGEDNSVTSQRNKEKEDEIIKTGTAETGEWGHMDVTSNTYFDDDSKFISNDEEESNISSTATPFEDASSDDGFISNCEHSEFEIKREDVNLYDDLQNIIENSTFFKNALEPNEEININEFLYEEILYNNCDIFIDTKNYNSWAHKTWLIDKFSILKNEYLCEKYNILLHEFNYINYFLKCDIYNNSVWVYRHFIFYKLKYMNKIDMLEREIMFCLHYAKQFSDNEALFNYFIHIVFKYIDLYRKKKRKDKDKEKDKDKDKEKDKDKDKEKDKEKDKDKEKDKDKEKDKEKDKEKDKEKDKDKNKEYTKDIFQISIINNLKNELTKLKAKSKFLLIFLSQLYAYNGSYYDESQCYRYLERNDDFNNDVWKCKIEYVGD; encoded by the exons ATGGATAGGCAAAATCTGAATGTGTATGCTAGAGAGTTTAATCTTAACTACCCTGAAACCTTAGATGGGTTAAATTTTCACGTCCTGAACAATCctctatttaatttaatatcgaagaaaaaatttattattgatGTGACTGACTTGGAAAGGGAGCAAAGTAAGTGTAAGTTGGAATCAGTAGATGGGGATGAAGCtgaggaagaggaagaagaagagcatataaaagataaaggGAAAATCAATTTACTGAACACGTATTATACAGACAATGAAATTTTACTCTACTCTTTGTTAGGTTCATTAATAGAGGATAAAGTCTACTCGTTCGAGGGGTACATAGTATCAACCtttgtaataaaaatcaATTCCTCTTACTACAGTGCATGGATTTATAGAAGGAAATgcttaaaaaagttaaacttaaattttataaatgatttaaaatttacaaaatttatcataagtgataatattaaaagtttTCAAAGCTGGTTCCATAGAAGGTGGCTtgtagaatatatatataaactcaACATGAAAAAAGTACGAGTGAAACAGAAGGGAGAGGATAATAGTGTAACGAGTCAGagaaataaggaaaaagaggatgaaataataaaaacggGAACCGCTGAGACGGGGGAATGGGGTCACATGGATGTTACAAGTAACACCTATTTTGATGACGACTCCAAATTTATAAGCAACGATGAGGAGGAAAGCAATATATCATCAACTGCTACTCCATTTGAAGATGCCTCAAGTGATGACGGGTTTATAAGTAACTGTGAACATAGCGAgtttgaaataaaaagagaagacGTTAATTTATATGATGATTTACAAAACATAATAGAGAATAGTacgttttttaaaaatgcacTAGAAccaaatgaagaaataaatataaatgagtttttatatgaagaaattttatataataattgtgatatatttattgatacaaaaaattataattcatGGGCTCATAAGACATGGTTAATTGataaattttccattttaaaaaatgaatacctctgtgaaaaatataatatattattacatgaatttaattatatcaactattttttaaaatgtgatatatataacaattctGTGTGGGTATACagacattttatattttataaattaaaatatatgaataaaatagataTGCTTGAACGGGAAATTATGTTTTGCTTACATTATGCGAAACAGTTTTCTGATAATGAAGcactatttaattattttattcatatcgtttttaaatatattgatttgtatagaaaaaaaaaaagaaaagataaagataaggaaaaagataaagataaagataaggaaaaagataaagataaagataaagaaaaagataaagaaaaagataaagataaagaaaaagataaagataaagaaaaagataaagaaaaagataaagaaaaagataaagaaaaagataaagataaaaacaaagaatATACGAAagatatttttcaaatatcaATTATTAATAATCTCAAAAATGAGTTAACAAAATTGAAAGCCAAGtcaaaatttttgttaattttctTGTCACAACTTTATGCGTACAACGGATCGTACTACGATGAATCTCAG TGCTATAGGTACCTCGAAAGGAATGACGATTTCAACAATGACGTGTGGAAATGTAAAATTGAATATGTTGGAGATTAG
- a CDS encoding 40S ribosomal protein S17 encodes MGRVRTKTIKRAARQIVEKYYAKLTLDFQINKKITEEVAIIPSKRMKNKVAGFVTHLMKRIQKGPVRGISLKLQEEERERRLDFVPEKSQIDVNVIYVEPDTVRMIKSLGINISNMKVHNPMINASQQKQNRMNNQF; translated from the exons ATG GGAAGAGTACGAACAAAAACTATCAAAAGAGCCGCAAGGCAGATTGTGGAAAAGTATTATGCGAAATTAACCCTTGATtttcaaattaataaaaagataacaGAAGAAGTTGCAATAATTCCATCCAAAAGAATGAAGAATAAAGTAGCTGGATTTGTTACTCACTTAATGAAAAGAATACAAAAGGGTCCGGTTAGAGGTATTAGTTTAAAACTACAAGAAGAAGAAAGAGAAAGACGTTTAGATTTTGTACCAGAAAAATCTCAAATTGatgtaaatgtaatatatgttGAACCAGATACAGTACGTATGATCAAGTCATTGGGTATTAATATTAGTAACATGAAAGTTCACAACCCTATGATTAACGCGAGTCAGCAGAAACAGAACAGAATGAACAATCAATTTtag